Proteins encoded together in one Musa acuminata AAA Group cultivar baxijiao chromosome BXJ3-6, Cavendish_Baxijiao_AAA, whole genome shotgun sequence window:
- the LOC135640702 gene encoding uncharacterized protein LOC135640702, with translation MSLSTLFRRVGLKDLVSNVTVYSGASEVSGGLSLIFRRWATKKTAGSTKNGRDSRPKNLGVKKFGGEKVIPGNIIVRQRGTRFHPGDYVGMGKDHTLFALKKGHVRFERHKLSGRKWVHVDPIDGHVLHPIYTNAGLNVDAGSQMC, from the exons ATGTCTCTATCAACCTTATTCAGAAGAGTTGGTCTCAAAGATCTCGTTTCAAATGTTACCGTCTATAGTGGTGCTAGTG AGGTATCTGGAGGACTGAGTTTGATCTTTCGACGTTGGGCCACAAAAAAGACTGCAGGGTCCACAAAGAATGGACGTGACTCACGGCCCAAGAACCTAGGTGTCAAGAAATTTGGTGGAGAG AAGGTGATTCCTGGCAACATCATAGTTCGTCAACGAGGTACACGGTTCCATCCCGGGGACTATGTCGGAATGGGAAAGGATCACACGCTATTTGCGCTAAAAAAAGGTCATGTTCGCTTTGAACGCCACAAGCTTAGTGGTCGGAAATGGGTGCATGTTGATCCAATTGATGGTCATGTTCTTCATCCCATCTATACAAATGCTGGCCTTAACGTTGATGCCGGAAGCCAGATGTGCTAG
- the LOC135640124 gene encoding uncharacterized protein LOC135640124 isoform X1, whose product MGPMRGAVASWGKGRTFSSSAASLNKKWDAVVVGGGHNGLTAAAYLARAGLSVAVLERRHVLGGAAVTEEIVPGFRFSRCSYLQSLLRPSVIRELELARHGLKLLRRSPSTFTPCLDGRYLLLGPDAGLNHSEIAKFSKKDALAFPRYEEQLKKFCEFMDYLLESSTPEVRHDVASLLFQVKDKLRKSTFWGHILQQTVTLGQKDMLDFVDLLLSPASKVLNNWFETEVLKATLATDAVIGSMASVHTPGSGYVLLHHVMGETDGERGVWSYVEGGMGSVSLAISNAAREAGVHVVTNAEVDQIIIDENTGVATGVALLDGTKVHSSSVLSNATPYKTFMELVPPNILTEDFLRLIKNIDYSSGTTKINLAVSRLPQFGCCNAHVLEPGPQHVGTIHIGCESMESIDIACKDALNGIPSRRPIIEMTIPSALDRTISPPGQHVINLFIQYTPYELTKGSWQDPNVREAFAQSCFSLIDEYAPGFSSSIIGYDMLTPPDLEREFGLTGGNIFHGAMGLDSIFLMRPVKGWSDYRTPVKGLYLCGSGTHPGGGVMGAPGRNAASVVIDDMKKVR is encoded by the exons atggggccgATGAGAGGGGCGGTCGCTTCATGGGGTAAGGGCAGGAcgttctcctcctccgccgcctcttTGAACAAGAAGTGGGACGCCGTCGTGGTCGGCGGCGGCCACAACGGCCTCACCGCCGCCGCCTACCTCGCTCGCGCCGGCCTCTCTGTCGCCGTCCTCGAGAGGCGCCACGTACTCGGTGGCGCAGCCGTCACAGAGGAGATCGTCCCCGGATTCCGCTTCTCCCGCTGTAGCTACCTCCAGAGCCTTCTCCGCCCTTCCGTCATCCG GGAATTGGAGTTGGCGAGGCACGGTCTGAAGCTTCTTCGGAGGAGCCCTTCGACCTTCACCCCCTGTCTCGATGGGCGGTACCTTCTTTTGGGCCCCGATGCCGGTTTGAACCATTCGGAGATTGCTAAGTTCTCCAAGAAGGACGCATTGGCTTTTCCAAG ATATGAAGAGCAACTAAAGAAATTCTGTGAATTTATGGATTATCTTCTGGAATCATCAACTCCAGAAGTTAGGCACGATGTTGCATCCCTACTATTTCAGGTGAAGGATAAATTACGAAAATCCACATTCTGGGGTCATATTCTCCAACAAACTGTCACATTAGGACAGAAGGACATGTT GGATTTCGTGGATCTTTTGCTTTCTCCAGCATCAAAGGTTTTGAATAATTGGTTTGAG ACAGAGGTATTGAAGGCAACACTGGCTACGGATGCTGTCATTGGATCTATG GCAAGTGTTCATACACCAGGCTCAGGATATGTTTTACTACATCATGTAATGGGAGAGACTGATGGAGAACGTGGTGTTTGGTC GTATGTCGAAGGAGGAATGGGGTCAGTATCATTGGCTATAAGTAATGCTGCTCGTGAAGCAGGTGTGCATGTTGTGACTAATGCAGAG GTTGATCAAATTATAATTGATGAGAATACTGGAGTGGCCACAGGG GTTGCACTTCTTGATGGAACAAAGGTGCATTCATCATCTGTTCTATCAAATGCAACTCCATATAAGACTTTTATG GAACTAGTGCCTCCAAATATACTAACCGAAGACTTTCTCCGTCTTATCAAGAATATTGACTACAGCTCG GGAACAACAAAAATAAACCTTGCCGTTTCTAGGTTGCCACAGTTTGGGTGTTGCAATGCTCATGTACTTGAGCCAGGTCCTCAACATGTGGGTACCATACACATTGGATGTGAAAG CATGGAGAGTATTGATATAGCTTGCAAGGATGCTTTGAATGGTATACCATCAAGAAGACCAATAATTGAAATGACGATCCCCTCTGCCTTAGACCGGACCATTTCGCCACCTG GTCAACATGTGATTAATCTATTCATCCAATATACGCCATATGAACTTACCAAAGGAAGCTGGCAAGATCCTAATGTCAGA GAGGCATTTGCTCAAAGTTGTTTCTccttgattgatgaatatgcaccCGGGTTCAGCTCATCCATTATCGGCTATGACATGTTGACACCTCCAGATCTTGAAAGGGAGTTCGGACTCACCG GTGGAAACATTTTCCATGGTGCCATGGGTTTGGACTCGATATTCCTGATGCGACCTGTCAAGGGATG GTCGGATTACAGAACACCAGTGAAAGGGCTGTACCTGTGCGGGAGCGGAACACACCCCGGAGGTGGCGTGATGGGTGCACCCGGTCGTAATGCTGCCTCGGTCGTTATCGATGACATGAAGAAGGTGCGATGA
- the LOC135640124 gene encoding uncharacterized protein LOC135640124 isoform X2, with translation MGPMRGAVASWGKGRTFSSSAASLNKKWDAVVVGGGHNGLTAAAYLARAGLSVAVLERRHVLGGAAVTEEIVPGFRFSRCSYLQSLLRPSVIRELELARHGLKLLRRSPSTFTPCLDGRYLLLGPDAGLNHSEIAKFSKKDALAFPRYEEQLKKFCEFMDYLLESSTPEVRHDVASLLFQVKDKLRKSTFWGHILQQTVTLGQKDMLDFVDLLLSPASKVLNNWFETEVLKATLATDAVIGSMASVHTPGSGYVLLHHVMGETDGERGVWSYVEGGMGSVSLAISNAAREAGVHVVTNAEVALLDGTKVHSSSVLSNATPYKTFMELVPPNILTEDFLRLIKNIDYSSGTTKINLAVSRLPQFGCCNAHVLEPGPQHVGTIHIGCESMESIDIACKDALNGIPSRRPIIEMTIPSALDRTISPPGQHVINLFIQYTPYELTKGSWQDPNVREAFAQSCFSLIDEYAPGFSSSIIGYDMLTPPDLEREFGLTGGNIFHGAMGLDSIFLMRPVKGWSDYRTPVKGLYLCGSGTHPGGGVMGAPGRNAASVVIDDMKKVR, from the exons atggggccgATGAGAGGGGCGGTCGCTTCATGGGGTAAGGGCAGGAcgttctcctcctccgccgcctcttTGAACAAGAAGTGGGACGCCGTCGTGGTCGGCGGCGGCCACAACGGCCTCACCGCCGCCGCCTACCTCGCTCGCGCCGGCCTCTCTGTCGCCGTCCTCGAGAGGCGCCACGTACTCGGTGGCGCAGCCGTCACAGAGGAGATCGTCCCCGGATTCCGCTTCTCCCGCTGTAGCTACCTCCAGAGCCTTCTCCGCCCTTCCGTCATCCG GGAATTGGAGTTGGCGAGGCACGGTCTGAAGCTTCTTCGGAGGAGCCCTTCGACCTTCACCCCCTGTCTCGATGGGCGGTACCTTCTTTTGGGCCCCGATGCCGGTTTGAACCATTCGGAGATTGCTAAGTTCTCCAAGAAGGACGCATTGGCTTTTCCAAG ATATGAAGAGCAACTAAAGAAATTCTGTGAATTTATGGATTATCTTCTGGAATCATCAACTCCAGAAGTTAGGCACGATGTTGCATCCCTACTATTTCAGGTGAAGGATAAATTACGAAAATCCACATTCTGGGGTCATATTCTCCAACAAACTGTCACATTAGGACAGAAGGACATGTT GGATTTCGTGGATCTTTTGCTTTCTCCAGCATCAAAGGTTTTGAATAATTGGTTTGAG ACAGAGGTATTGAAGGCAACACTGGCTACGGATGCTGTCATTGGATCTATG GCAAGTGTTCATACACCAGGCTCAGGATATGTTTTACTACATCATGTAATGGGAGAGACTGATGGAGAACGTGGTGTTTGGTC GTATGTCGAAGGAGGAATGGGGTCAGTATCATTGGCTATAAGTAATGCTGCTCGTGAAGCAGGTGTGCATGTTGTGACTAATGCAGAG GTTGCACTTCTTGATGGAACAAAGGTGCATTCATCATCTGTTCTATCAAATGCAACTCCATATAAGACTTTTATG GAACTAGTGCCTCCAAATATACTAACCGAAGACTTTCTCCGTCTTATCAAGAATATTGACTACAGCTCG GGAACAACAAAAATAAACCTTGCCGTTTCTAGGTTGCCACAGTTTGGGTGTTGCAATGCTCATGTACTTGAGCCAGGTCCTCAACATGTGGGTACCATACACATTGGATGTGAAAG CATGGAGAGTATTGATATAGCTTGCAAGGATGCTTTGAATGGTATACCATCAAGAAGACCAATAATTGAAATGACGATCCCCTCTGCCTTAGACCGGACCATTTCGCCACCTG GTCAACATGTGATTAATCTATTCATCCAATATACGCCATATGAACTTACCAAAGGAAGCTGGCAAGATCCTAATGTCAGA GAGGCATTTGCTCAAAGTTGTTTCTccttgattgatgaatatgcaccCGGGTTCAGCTCATCCATTATCGGCTATGACATGTTGACACCTCCAGATCTTGAAAGGGAGTTCGGACTCACCG GTGGAAACATTTTCCATGGTGCCATGGGTTTGGACTCGATATTCCTGATGCGACCTGTCAAGGGATG GTCGGATTACAGAACACCAGTGAAAGGGCTGTACCTGTGCGGGAGCGGAACACACCCCGGAGGTGGCGTGATGGGTGCACCCGGTCGTAATGCTGCCTCGGTCGTTATCGATGACATGAAGAAGGTGCGATGA